One part of the Solanum dulcamara chromosome 8, daSolDulc1.2, whole genome shotgun sequence genome encodes these proteins:
- the LOC129900924 gene encoding uncharacterized protein LOC129900924 has product MSASTALNLASFCPSSVNFPTHFTHKTSLLLHGNQFSQSPNNTLFNKCSWKLSRPTKRAVAAVDSSDPAEKQETERKKYYFLVANAKFMLDEEEHFQEQMFERRRLYEERNKEPDFWLVVEPKFLDKFPNITKRLKRPAVALVSTNGPWITFMKLRLDRVLQESYEADSIEEALACTPVSLEFEKPEKWTAPYPKYESGWWESFLPPRSQTSTV; this is encoded by the exons ATGTCAGCTTCAACAGCTCTGAATCTTGCTTCATTTTGTCCTTCCTCAGTGAATTTTCCAACCCATTTTACTCATAAAACTTCTCTACTTTTACATGGTAATCAATTTTCCCAATCACCCAACAACACTCTTTTCAACAAATGCAGCTGGAAATTAAGTAGACCCACTAAGAGGGCTGTTGCTGCTGTTGATTCTTCTGATCCTGCTGAAAAG CAAGAGACGGAAAGGAAGAAGTACTATTTTCTTGTTGCAAATGCCAAATTTATGCTGGATGAAGAGGAGCATTTCCAGGAGCAAATGTTTGAGCGTCGTCGCCTCTATGAAGAGCGCAACAAAGAACCAGATTTCTGGCTTGTAGTTGAGCCCAAGTTCTTGGATAAGTTCCCTAATATCACCAAGAGACTGAAGAGACCCGCTGTAGCACTTGTTTCAACGAATGGCCCATGGATCAC GTTCATGAAATTGAGGCTAGACAGAGTTTTACAGGAGAGCTACGAGGCTGACAGTATAGAAGAAGCTTTGGCATGTACTCCTGTTAGTCTTGAATTTGAAAAGCCGGAAAAATGGACAGCACCATACCCGAAGTATGAATCCGGGTGGTGGGAGTCTTTCTTGCCCCCTAGATCCCAGACGTCAACGGTATGA